A genomic window from Candidatus Aegiribacteria sp. includes:
- a CDS encoding T9SS type A sorting domain-containing protein, whose translation MLRIFLPMLIIGSFVIAFADSAIQTDWSEGPGLPGPVSDWGDQFYLETDIEWESILGVIKLHFLAEEHIISDNFEDARSVYSEDIDGDGDMDVLGAAEEDDEITWWENTDGSGSFWTEHTIDGNFNGAISVYSADINGDSDMDVLGAACAANKITWWENSDTGSGIYWVEHTVDSDYNQPRELYSEDIDGDGDMDVLGCGSDLDNHITWWENINGSGLSWSEHTVYQGAYAGACAVYSEDIDGDGDMDVLGAEIWDMYAGYIRWFENEDGSGTSWNMHTVYSKAAIGEWSVYSEDIDGDGDMDVLAALLLEYTGYNIVWWENIDGSGTSWTDHVIDSNYNSANSIYSDDINNDGDMDILSTSYYDGISWWENIDGSGTSWTRYEVDTDFNMARSVYSEDIDGDGKKDVIGASSAEDNDIAWWNNTGYSTDGSLESSILDTECSPQWASIDWNSSEPAGTDLYFQYKTSSDYQNMGTWSDPVYEPCFLSGMLDRYFQYRVSMETGESYSTPILHDIALNWDPYGMEGDPCTTVYSLLGVMPNPICGAVSICFGLPEYSLVSLSVFDLSGRMISEIHGDEYSPGFHDILIGDLSPGIYFCRMISGDFTATQRFVVIGSY comes from the coding sequence ATGTTAAGAATATTTCTGCCCATGCTGATCATCGGTTCTTTTGTCATTGCATTTGCCGATTCCGCTATCCAGACCGATTGGTCTGAAGGTCCCGGATTACCTGGACCTGTTAGCGATTGGGGAGATCAGTTCTATCTTGAGACCGATATCGAATGGGAAAGTATTCTCGGGGTTATTAAACTTCATTTCTTAGCTGAGGAGCATATCATTAGTGATAACTTCGAAGATGCCAGATCCGTATATTCGGAAGACATAGATGGCGACGGTGATATGGACGTTCTGGGTGCTGCAGAGGAAGACGATGAGATTACCTGGTGGGAGAATACCGATGGCTCAGGTTCATTCTGGACAGAGCATACCATTGATGGCAATTTCAATGGTGCCATATCCGTATACTCTGCTGACATAAACGGTGACAGCGATATGGATGTTCTCGGCGCTGCATGCGCAGCTAACAAAATAACATGGTGGGAAAACTCAGATACAGGATCGGGAATCTACTGGGTCGAGCATACCGTTGATTCGGATTACAATCAGCCAAGAGAATTGTACTCCGAAGACATTGATGGTGATGGTGACATGGACGTCCTGGGATGTGGCAGTGATTTGGACAACCACATCACCTGGTGGGAGAATATCAACGGTTCCGGTTTATCCTGGAGCGAGCATACTGTTTATCAGGGGGCGTATGCAGGAGCCTGCGCAGTATACTCAGAGGATATTGACGGAGATGGTGATATGGACGTCCTGGGAGCAGAAATCTGGGATATGTACGCAGGTTACATCAGGTGGTTCGAGAATGAAGATGGTTCAGGTACTTCCTGGAACATGCATACCGTTTACAGCAAAGCCGCGATAGGTGAATGGTCCGTATACTCGGAAGATATAGATGGTGATGGCGATATGGACGTCCTTGCTGCGCTCCTACTTGAATACACCGGTTATAATATTGTATGGTGGGAGAATATCGACGGTTCGGGTACATCCTGGACAGACCACGTAATTGATTCGAATTATAATAGTGCCAATAGCATATATTCTGATGATATTAATAATGACGGCGATATGGATATCCTCAGCACTTCATACTATGACGGAATCTCCTGGTGGGAGAATATCGACGGTTCGGGTACATCCTGGACCAGGTATGAAGTTGATACGGATTTTAACATGGCCAGGTCCGTCTACTCTGAAGACATAGACGGTGACGGGAAAAAGGATGTCATAGGAGCATCTTCCGCAGAGGATAATGACATTGCATGGTGGAATAATACCGGATATTCAACTGATGGTTCACTCGAGTCCAGTATTCTCGATACAGAGTGTTCGCCCCAGTGGGCAAGCATCGACTGGAACAGCTCTGAACCTGCTGGAACGGATCTTTACTTTCAGTACAAGACTTCCAGCGACTATCAGAACATGGGTACCTGGTCCGACCCTGTCTATGAACCCTGTTTCCTCAGTGGTATGCTGGACAGATACTTCCAGTACAGGGTTTCGATGGAAACAGGTGAATCTTACTCTACCCCTATACTTCATGACATAGCTCTTAACTGGGATCCTTACGGCATGGAGGGTGATCCATGTACTACGGTATACTCACTCCTCGGAGTAATGCCTAATCCCATCTGCGGAGCTGTCAGCATATGTTTCGGACTTCCGGAATATTCCCTTGTCAGTCTATCTGTTTTTGATCTGTCAGGCCGAATGATCAGTGAGATTCATGGAGATGAATACTCTCCGGGATTTCATGATATTCTGATAGGAGATTTATCTCCCGGTATCTATTTCTGCAGGATGATTTCCGGAGATTTCACGGCAACACAGCGTTTTGTGGTGATCGGTAGCTATTAA